From the Saccharomycodes ludwigii strain NBRC 1722 chromosome I, whole genome shotgun sequence genome, one window contains:
- the FAA1 gene encoding long-chain fatty acid-CoA ligase FAA1 (similar to Saccharomyces cerevisiae YMR246W | FAA4 | Fatty Acid Activation (paralog of YOR317W | FAA1)), translating into MGLVNVPYGKAANKHETAPRVNYKRATEGPLDRPFDSKASTTYEFIIECLERTKNKNVIGWRELVDIHEEEKKVKKIIDGKEVDVPKTWLFYECSDYKYQKGKDFLDEIHDYGRGLIKIGLQPGGNEKLHIFASTSHKWMKSFLAAQTQGIPVVTAYDTLGQDGLIHSMVQTESNAVFTDINLLSNLIVPLQNTNHIRYIIHSEEITPKDTRNKGKIYKNASEAVKKLKEVRPDLKIYSFNEVIQLGKEAKDEIKPNPPSPKDISCIMYTSGSTGPPKGVVITHENLIAGIGGISTVIDRSIVTQNDRIIAFLPLAHIFEMAFELLSFYWGGVVGYATVKTLSDASVRNCKSDMRAFQPTIMVGVAAVWETVRKGILAKVSQLPSYTQKIFWTAYYAKLKMDKYHIPGGNTLANIIFKKVREATGGNLRYALNGGSPLSLDAQTFISNLLCPLLVGYGLTETVANATVLDPSYFELGVAGCLTGAIKVKLVDVPELGYYAKNNQGEVWIQGKCVLKEYYKNPEETEKAIVKATKDGEDRWFMTGDIGEWTKSGQLKVIDRKKNLVKTLNGEYIALEKLESVYRSNPFVDNICVYADDTKVKPVGIVVPNEKKISDLAIDLGLIKRASEIHTVYSNKKLRSAVLSELLKTGKGQGLGGIELLLGIVFFDGEWTPQSGFVTSAQKLQRRKILAAVQKEVTDLYNNNG; encoded by the coding sequence ATGGGATTAGTTAACGTACCTTATGGCAAAGCGGCCAATAAACATGAAACAGCACCACGAGTTAATTACAAGCGTGCAACAGAAGGTCCTTTAGATAGACCATTTGATAGCAAGGCCAGTACCACTTatgaatttattattgagtGTTTAGAAagaaccaaaaataaaaatgtgaTTGGTTGGAGAGAACTAGTTGATATTCACGAGGAGGAGAAAAAAGTcaagaaaattattgaCGGGAAAGAAGTTGATGTTCCTAAAACTTGGTTATTTTACGAATGCTCTGACTACAAATACCAAAAGGGCAAAGATTTTTTGGATGAAATACATGATTATGGTCGTGGGTTGATTAAAATTGGCTTACAACCTGGTggtaatgaaaaattacataTTTTTGCATCTACTTCACACAAGTGGATGAAATCTTTTTTGGCTGCTCAAACTCAAGGTATTCCAGTTGTTACAGCTTATGATACCTTAGGACAGGATGGGTTAATCCACTCCATGGTTCAAACCGAGTCAAATGCTGTTTTTACCgatattaatttattatccaACTTGATTGTTCCATTGCAAAACACTAACCATATTAGATACATTATACATAGTGAGGAGATCACTCCAAAAGATACCAGAAACAAGGGCAAAATCTATAAGAATGCCTCTGAAGCTGTTAAGAAATTAAAGGAAGTCAGACCTGACTTGAAAATTTATTCTTTCAATGAGGTCATCCAGTTGGGTAAAGAGGCCAAAGACGAAATAAAACCAAATCCGCCATCCCCAAAGGACATTTCCTGTATTATGTACACGTCTGGTTCCACAGGTCCTCCAAAGGGGGTTGTTATAACACATGAAAATCTTATTGCTGGTATTGGGGGTATTTCTACTGTTATAGACCGTAGTATCGTCACTCAGAACGATCGTATTATTGCATTTTTGCCATTGGCCCACATTTTTGAAATGGCTTTCGAGTTGCTGTCCTTTTACTGGGGTGGTGTCGTTGGTTATGCCACTGTGAAAACGTTGAGTGATGCCAGTGTTAGGAATTGTAAGAGTGACATGAGAGCCTTTCAACCAACTATTATGGTTGGTGTTGCTGCTGTTTGGGAAACTGTTAGAAAGGGTATTTTGGCCAAAGTTAGCCAATTACCATCGTATACCCAGAAGATTTTCTGGACGGCTTATTATGctaaattgaaaatggaTAAATATCACATTCCAGGTGGGAACACCTTGgctaatatcatttttaaaaaggttAGAGAGGCCACAGGTGGTAATTTAAGGTATGCGTTGAACGGTGGTTCTCCATTGTCGCTTGACGCTCAGACTTTTATTTCTAACTTGCTTTGTCCACTATTGGTTGGTTATGGTTTAACAGAAACTGTCGCTAATGCTACCGTTCTGGACCCAAGCTACTTTGAACTTGGCGTTGCTGGTTGTTTGACAGGCGCTATTAAAGTTAAGTTAGTTGACGTGCCAGAATTAGGATATTATGCCAAGAATAATCAAGGTGAAGTTTGGATTCAAGGTAAGTGTGTTTTGAAAGAATATTACAAGAATCCAGAAGAAACTGAAAAGGCCATTGTAAAGGCTACCAAAGATGGCGAAGACAGGTGGTTTATGACTGGTGATATTGGTGAATGGACCAAAAGTGGACAATTGAAAGTTATTGATCGTAAGAAGAACTTGGTAAAGACTTTGAATGGTGAATATATTGcattggaaaaattagaaagTGTTTATAGATCTAATCCTTTTGTTGATAATATATGTGTTTACGCAGATGACACCAAAGTTAAACCTGTTGGGATTGTTGTTCCAAACGAAAAGAAGATATCTGATCTGGCTATTGACTTGGGCTTGATTAAAAGGGCTAGCGAGATCCATACCGTTTATTCTAACAAAAAGTTGAGAAGCGCAGTTTTGTCTGAATTGCTGAAAACAGGGAAGGGCCAAGGCCTAGGTGGTATTGAATTGTTATTAGGTATAGTCTTTTTTGATGGTGAGTGGACTCCACAAAGTGGGTTTGTTACCTCTGCACAAAAGTTACAGAGGAGAAAGATTCTAGCTGCAGTCCAAAAGGAAGTTACCGAcctatataataataatggttga
- the HSH49 gene encoding U2 snRNP complex subunit HSH49 (similar to Saccharomyces cerevisiae YOR319W | HSH49 | Human Sap Homolog), protein MLYELFQQFSIVTKIHYPIDKLTKSPQGYCFIQFSGKEDVKHVLNIFSNNSKGNNYNSTIQLYGKPLRVKQVVGIIPDGDLGNNNITNNMIQPNAIIVVENLDPTITVKHLKKIFSKFGQFYKDPIILSLNKNNASAMVHYRLFHMADNAINEMNNKLLSNKIISVEYAHKDDSKNARHGDEIERLLEQEAIKNGVLI, encoded by the coding sequence ATGTTGTATGAACTATTTCAGCAATTCAGTATAGTCACCAAAATCCACTATCCAATAGATAAATTAACTAAATCCCCTCAGGGCTATTGTTTCATTCAATTCAGTGGTAAGGAAGACGTAAAACATGtgttaaatatattcaGTAACAACAGTAAAggaaataattataattcaACTATTCAGTTATATGGTAAACCACTAAGAGTTAAACAAGTTGTAGGAATTATTCCAGATGGTGATTTGggcaataataacatcacAAATAATATGATACAACCTAACGCCATTATAGTCGTGGAAAACTTAGATCCCACCATTACTGTTAAACACttgaaaaagatatttagTAAATTTGGTCAATTCTATAAAGATCCCATAATATTGtcattaaacaaaaataatgcaTCTGCAATGGTACATTATAGGCTTTTCCACATGGCTGACAATGCAATAAATgaaatgaataataaattgttatcaaataaaataatatctgTGGAGTACGCTCACAAAGATGATTCAAAAAATGCAAGACATGGTGATGAAATCGAAAGATTGTTAGAACAGGaagcaataaaaaatggcGTTCTTATAtag
- the GNT1 gene encoding glucose N-acetyltransferase (similar to Saccharomyces cerevisiae YOR320C | GNT1 | GlcNAc Transferase): MFFISKRKLKLLLLIAFLFIAISFAVDEIIKFQLNKEIQFYKKIFKDSNEHGFYDPINIKQIPSKTIQEIYDQKLSLSLSKENEGNDNKKVHTAINWDKYAYASYVADATYLCNTLIQFKSLLDKGTKAKLVLLISKDILDEESARNNLEKLRNFNSDQIILKEIESVVKTLEKNVWDKSLTKLLIFNETDYNRIVYFDNNAMIRDKMDELFFIPEYIDFAAPLNYWDLNEGDIEEAYNDVRIREKWPIKLSTYTQKLRKKVTKNLEIYNDLPNLPPSLFLSTDNVAKEIIKASSRGSPLSRLWGSDVDNDKLKFSTNLMVIKPNSEYYYDIVNTVIPKYLNEDEKNDVDIINEELYNLKKIIYFQFRFFKKLRSRFMPKVLILPFREYGLLSSSIRDLAHYDMIYNDVLGYYNGEIDPSGSSVMGLIEHSSKYIHFSDPQIEKPWVYSSMDEIKCQVGLFPTGPIAPESFEQDVQACSVWNELYGNFLDARDEVCY; this comes from the coding sequence atgttttttatttctaaaagaaaactaaagctactattattaatagcttttttatttattgcaATCTCTTTTGCTGTTGatgaaattataaaatttcaattgaataaagaaattcaattctacaaaaaaatatttaaggATAGTAATGAGCACGGCTTTTATGAtccaataaatattaaacagATACCATCCAAGACAATTCAAGAAATATATGACCAGAAATTGTCATTATCGCTATCCAAGGAAAATGAAGGTaatgacaataaaaaagttcATACTGCCATTAATTGGGACAAATATGCATATGCCAGTTATGTTGCCGATGCTACCTATTTATGCAACACTTTAATccaatttaaaagtttattgGATAAAGGAACTAAGGCGAAactagtattattaatttccaAAGATATTTTGGATGAAGAATCAGCTCGAAATAATCTGGAAAAATTGCGGAATTTCAATTCAGACCAAATTATATTGAAAGAAATTGAAAGTGTTGTCAAAacattggaaaaaaatgtttggGACAAAAGTTTAACCAAgttattaattttcaatGAAACTGATTATAATAGAATTGTATATTTTGACAATAATGCCATGATCAGAGACAAAATGGatgaacttttttttatacctGAATATATTGATTTTGCAGCACCTTTAAACTACTGGGATTTAAATGAAGGTGATATAGAAGAAGCATATAATGATGTTAGGATTAGGGAGAAATGGCCAATTAAGTTGAGTACATACACTCAAAAGTTGCGTAAGAAAGTAACCAAAAATCTAGAAATTTATAACGATTTACCGAATTTACCACCTTCTCTATTTTTATCGACCGACAATGTGGCCAAGGAAATCATTAAAGCGAGCTCAAGAGGCTCGCCGTTATCTAGGTTATGGGGTAGTGATGTcgataatgataaattgaaattttctACGAATTTAATGGTTATTAAACCCAATtccgaatattattacGATATTGTTAATACTGTAATAcccaaatatttaaatgaggatgaaaaaaatgatgtAGATATTATCAACGAAGAATTGTAcaatttgaagaaaattatatattttcaattcagATTTTTCAAGAAGTTAAGGTCGCGGTTTATGCCGAAAGTATTGATATTACCATTCAGGGAATATGGGTTGTTAAGCAGCAGCATAAGGGATTTGGCCCATTACGACATGATTTACAATGATGTTTTAGGATATTACAACGGTGAGATAGATCCTAGTGGTTCCAGTGTGATGGGACTTATAGAGCACAGTTCCaaatatattcatttttcaGATCCACAAATAGAGAAACCATGGGTATATAGTTCTATGGATGAAATCAAATGCCAAGTTGGACTTTTCCCTACTGGCCCAATAGCACCTGAATCTTTCGAACAAGATGTACAGGCATGTTCTGTATGGAACGAGTTATATGGGAACTTTTTGGATGCCAGGGACGAAGTATGTTATTAG
- the RKR1 gene encoding ubiquitin-protein ligase RKR1 (similar to Saccharomyces cerevisiae YMR247C | RKR1 | RING domain mutant Killed by Rtf1 deletion), which produces MSFQNPFLQYTNDFGLGNNGVKITLNYFDGIPDQSLIGSLTSNDIILCFKSLLKRDDTTKEKALLDLKKIISDNGDNNSNPDVHSDITLLLWTQIYAKLIVCDSKNIRVLSHEITCIFINCWNKKISKFLKDLIPILLSGVYDPENIVSKNCIQFINFTFKHDLKKIQMLWKLFMPQICKFIHEIVVSESQNTLSDEKYMSKDESMTRYNRLTVCAICMGSHLLKNFPDESLENEQFMECIESGILWDFIKKSRLESAGAKIIQYLFTFISILYSNTKYFKQPNISNSNNAKVFKTISKKIFKLMGSISKGDAVLITPIINDLMNLLIIFTDGGEIEKQMFWDVDKTSKDRLVSFLSIGCANSSAFYYKQLYKLCNKNVEILGIEGWNRIWNDDLKLELERKGYGKLINDYFIQFWNNYLKFVEQHGGTTNCLVTPNILQTLKQRNISNNKELTKEFLNYISFPAIIKEITHIEESMAGNEEEKFKDFTVYLKNLMSIACNDNNYDALLKNIFADNKNKFLLTKIAEIVLDNSQEIGSDTQGTILDFTSVLISELSAQNFELISNFVAKISNSKLFPREDVTSIVHEYLTMVMGTSTIDKEVVFPQILMLNNEILLLQKQTLMPLIDELIEKASSLENMKQVFELGLINESQLIRLYNNNADSQKNFFDLCRYLSSDLYISLILKTNFVFKAFEIEAFSIIDDISPLVKGNNEVAEKVVSTITQYVSWFFDDETAAIFSPILRKIFVLNDVCTKSFLDFDYHKKINTFLPKLDYNLSLTSSLGVRIHLLQKDIEEACWQGERLVKIHELLNFSIFFDRFLTSFPEYIKFEHVYYLTIIKEILEDYNSISGKNHLVVMLTEKDTFEDQTVENSLYKRNACDFDFVTAIKILMDSTIGDNATPLYAKLFDQKCSTVLQYYNSKILCKLLTNAADCVSFSQFSTIFLDLDKFVGKIIRGKDTDDYSFLQLSSLFISLRKFYSIDILGKIRNMLAAELIESRTKEIINSSYKILILLTCLLSVEEPEEDRGTVATFPIQAQRLNMVLGSINKWMDNEEWYMDTFACIRICLLQFFNKLVVFGSNASSLKMMEIVSRLLNDALTLCKLHDTPYVYELRQYVVGIMYTILKHQDHLAIEYTDEFSEDDLLTNLTDLCFISLPKHIDNQIDVNFFRGLNKVLTTFPITSIWPLEKNKPEIVQERYEKFVEFFQDPGFMDPSLIRINQVRIVCNLFQFYIRETQNINILDFELEKKENVESDGDDDNSNGDKYTIPEFITNILREWDVYRYVDGYEEILSKTVYTWVCLLLSDYFITSSYNLRQLYIGQSKDLLFKVFNFISEECCYDFNVNPEEVSSYKLDDYFDNMNIVDISHECKHAMVHTLFELFGNVGSVTSNWWLNLEDKTFKLDIEKFVSSQISSILIKRELECVTNEWTSPKRNNNKSDGEHRLSIKTYPKLAEIKATYLIDEQKLEIAFKFPKNYPLLPVQVQGISRVGVSEQKWKLWIVSTQRVITAMNGSIIDSLDLFSKNVELQFSGFEECAVCYSILHPIDRKLPSKTCPTCHNRFHSACLYKWFKTSNNNQCPLCRGEFNFKR; this is translated from the coding sequence ATGTCATTTCAAAACCCATTTCTTCAATATACTAATGATTTTGGTCTAGGCAATAATGGTGTAAAAATTACTTTAAATTACTTTGATGGAATTCCAGACCAATCGTTAATTGGTTCATTAACTTCAAatgatataattttatgttttaaatCTTTACTAAAAAGAGATGATActacaaaagaaaaagcatTATTagatctaaaaaaaattatctctgataatggtgataataatagcaaccCAGACGTTCATAGCGATATTACGTTACTTTTATGGACCCAAATTTATGCAAAATTAATTGTATGTGATTCCAAAAACATAAGGGTTCTATCACATGAAATCACCtgtattttcattaattgttggaataaaaaaatttccaagtttttaaaagatttaattcCAATTCTTTTATCTGGTGTCTATGATCCCGAAAACATTGTTTCCAAAAATTGTATTCAGTTTATTAATTTCACTTTCAAGCAtgatctaaaaaaaattcaaatgcTATGGAAGCTGTTTATGCCTCAGATTTGTAAATTTATCCACGAAATTGTTGTTTCTGAAAGCCAAAATACGTTGTCTGACGAAAAATACATGTCAAAAGATGAATCAATGACCAGATACAATAGATTAACCGTGTGTGCTATTTGTATGGGCTCCCATCTACTGAAGAATTTCCCTGATGAAAGTTTAGAAAATGAACAATTCATGGAGTGTATAGAGTCAGGTATTTTATGGGATTTCATTAAGAAATCCAGATTAGAAAGCGCTGGTGCCAAAATTATTCAGTAtttgtttacttttatttcgATATTATATAGCAacacaaaatattttaagcAGCCAAACATTTCTAATAGCAATAACGCTaaagttttcaaaacaatctctaaaaaaatttttaaattaatggGTTCTATTTCTAAAGGGGATGCAGTTTTGATCACACCCATTATTAACGATTTAATGAACCTTTTAATAATCTTTACTGATGGAGGGGAAATAGAAAAGCAGATGTTTTGGGATGTGGATAAAACTTCTAAGGATAGATTagtatcatttttatctatAGGCTGTGCGAATTCTTCCgctttttattacaaacaattatataaattatgcAACAAAAATGTGGAAATATTAGGAATTGAGGGCTGGAATCGCATTTGGAATgatgatttaaaattggaattagaaagaaaaggtTATGGAAAATTAATCAACGACTACTTTATACAATTTTGGAACAATTATTTGAAGTTTGTTGAACAACATGGTGGAACAACCAATTGTTTGGTTACTCCTAACATTTTACAAAcattaaaacaaagaaatatttccaataataaagaattaaCTAAGGAGTTTCTCAATTATATCTCGTTTCCTGCAATCATTAAAGAGATTACTCACATTGAAGAAAGTATGGCTGGTAACGAGGAGGAAAAATTCAAGGATTTTACTGTTTatcttaaaaatttaatgagTATTGCTtgcaatgataataattatgatgctttattaaaaaatatttttgccgacaataaaaacaaatttttgcTTACAAAAATTGCTGAAATCGTTTTGGATAATAGCCAGGAAATTGGTTCAGATACCCAAGGCACCATATTAGATTTTACTTCTGTATTAATTTCTGAGCTCTCTGCGCAAAATTTTGAGttaatttccaattttGTAGCCAAGATCTCAAATTCTAAGCTATTTCCAAGAGAGGATGTTACTTCCATAGTACATGAGTATTTAACAATGGTTATGGGAACGAGCACTATTGATAAAGAAGTAGTATTTCCGCAAATTTTAATGCTGAATAATGAAATTTTGCTActtcaaaaacaaacattGATGCCATTGATTGATGAGTTAATAGAAAAGGCTTCTTCCttagaaaatatgaaaCAAGTTTTTGAATTGGGATTAATAAATGAAAGTCAGCTAATTCGAttatacaataataatgctgattcacaaaaaaacttttttgatttatgcAGATACCTCTCTTCAGATTTATACATTAGTTTGATTTTGAAGACAAACTTTGTTTTCAAAGCCTTTGAAATTGAAGCCTTTTCGATTATTGACGATATTTCGCCATTGGTAAAAGGTAACAATGAGGTCGCTGAAAAAGTAGTTAGTACAATAACTCAATATGTTTCATGGTtttttgatgatgaaaCTGCCGCTATTTTTTCACCAATTTTgcgaaaaatatttgttttaaatgatgTTTGCACTAAATCATTTTTAGATTTTGATTATCATAAAAAGATTAACACTTTTCTTCCTAAATTGGATTATAATTTGTCATTGACTTCATCTTTAGGTGTTAGAATACATTTATTGCAAAAAGACATCGAGGAAGCGTGTTGGCAGGGAGAAAGATTAGTGAAAATCCATgaattattgaatttttctattttttttgatcgTTTTTTAACCAGTTTCCCTGAATACATTAAATTTGAACacgtttattatttaaccATCATTAAAGAGATCTTAGAAGATTATAATTCCATTTCCGGTAAAAACCACTTGGTTGTTATGTTAACTGAAAAGGACACCTTTGAAGATCAAACGGTTGAAAATTCCCTTTATAAACGAAATGCTTGTGACTTTGACTTTGTTAcagcaataaaaatattgatggATAGTACTATTGGTGATAATGCTACACCTTTGTATGCTAAGCTATTTGATCAAAAATGTTCTACTGTTTTACAATATTACAATTCCAAAATACTATGCAAATTGTTAACTAATGCAGCTGATTGCGTGTCTTTCTCCCAGTTTAGTACTATTTTCTTGGATTTGGATAAATTTGTTGGTAAAATCATTAGAGGGAAAGATACTGATGATTATAGTTTCCTACAATTGTCAAGCTTATTCATTTCATtaagaaaattttattctattgatattttgggtaaaataagaaatatGCTAGCCGCTGAACTGATTGAATCAAGAACAAAAGAGATAATCAACAGTTCCTATAAaattcttattttattaaccTGTTTATTGTCGGTGGAAGAGCCAGAAGAAGATCGAGGGACTGTGGCCACCTTTCCTATTCAAGCACAAAGATTAAATATGGTTTTGGGCTCCATTAACAAATGGATGGATAATGAAGAATGGTATATGGACACATTTGCTTGTATCAGGATTTGTTTGttacaatttttcaataaactGGTTGTGTTTGGATCTAATGCTTCTTCTTTGAAAATGATGGAAATAGTTTCCAGGTTGCTCAATGATGCCTTGACATTGTGCAAGCTACACGATACCCCATATGTTTATGAATTAAGGCAATATGTTGTTGGTATAATGTACACAATTTTGAAGCACCAGGATCATTTAGCCATCGAATATACTGATGAATTCAGCGAAGATGATCTATTAACCAATCTAACTGATTTGTGTTTTATCTCATTACCTAAACACATTGATAATCAGATAGATgtgaatttttttagagGTTTGAATAAAGTTTTGACCACATTCCCCATTACCTCTATTTGGCCATTAGAGAAGAATAAACCTGAAATTGTTCAAGAGCGGTATGAGAAATTTGTTGAATTTTTCCAGGATCCAGGGTTTATGGATCCATCGTTAATTAGAATCAACCAAGTCAGGATTGTTTGCAATTTATTTCAGTTCTATATTAGAGAAACACAAAACATTAACATTTTGGATtttgaattagaaaaaaaagaaaatgtaGAATCTgatggtgatgatgataattcTAATGGTGATAAATATACGATCCCAGAAtttattacaaatattttaagaGAATGGGACGTTTATCGATATGTTGATGGATATGAAGAAATTTTAAGTAAGACCGTTTACACATGGGTGTGTCTTTTGTTAAGTGactattttattacttCTTCGTATAATCTACGCCAGTTGTACATTGGACAATCGAAGGacttattatttaaagtcTTCAACTTTATTTCTGAGGAATGCTGTTATGATTTTAATGTTAATCCAGAAGAGGTTTCCAGTTACAAATTGGATGATTATTTTGACAATATGAATATTGTTGACATTTCGCATGAATGTAAGCACGCAATGGTTCATACGctttttgaattatttggCAATGTTGGATCAGTGACCAGTAACTGGTGGCTAAATTTGGAGGATAAGACATTTAAATTGGATATCGAAAAGTTTGTTTCCTCTCAAATATCTTCGATTTTGATTAAAAGAGAGTTAGAATGTGTTACCAATGAATGGACTAGCCCTAAGagaaataacaacaaaagtgATGGAGAACATAGATTAAGTATAAAGACGTATCCAAAATTAGCTGAAATCAAGGCGACTTATTTAATTGATGAACAAAAATTGGAGATTGCGTTTAAGTTCCCTAAAAACTATCCGTTATTGCCTGTTCAAGTACAAGGTATTTCCCGTGTAGGTGTTAGCGaacaaaaatggaaattgTGGATTGTGTCGACTCAAAGAGTTATTACAGCTATGAATGGGTCTATTATAGATTCTTTGGATTTATTTAGCAAGAATGTAGAGTTGCAATTTTCTGGATTTGAAGAATGTGCGGTTTGTTATTCTATTTTACATCCCATTGATAGAAAACTACCCTCCAAAACATGCCCGACTTGCCATAATAGATTTCATAGCGCATGTTTGTATAAATGGTTTAAAACGTCAAATAACAATCAATGCCCATTATGTCGTGGggaatttaattttaaacgTTAG